The Prevotella sp. E9-3 genome has a window encoding:
- a CDS encoding OPT family oligopeptide transporter, translated as MQEFEIKSQLPENAFRELNEGEQYEPLMSPKGVYPEANAWSVTMGVLMAVLFSAAAAYLGLKVGQVFEAAIPIAIIAVGLSTLTKRSKALGENVIIQSIGACSGAVVAGAIFTLPAIYILQAKYPEMSASFLQVFMASALGGVLGILFLIPFRKYFVSEMHGKYPFPEATATTQVLVSGSKGGDQAKPLLLAGLVGGIYDFIVATFGWWNETVTSRMIGWGEVLADKTKLVFKCNTSAAVLGLGYIIGLKYAMYICLGSVAVWWLIVPGMALIFGDQTLTLGGVETTTAVNAMSAEEIFKTYARSIGIGGIAMAGIIGIIRSWSIIKNAVGLAAKEMKGGKSAAMTSKRTELDLSFKFIGIASITALAITFVFFWLGVMHNLLFAVVAILLVTVIAFLFTTVAANAIAIVGSNPVSGMTLMTLILASVVMAAVGLNGSGGMLAALIMGGVVCTALSMAGCFITDLKIGYWLGSTPRKQQQWKFLGTLVSAATVGGVMMLLNKTYGFDPNQEGHLVAPQANAMAAVIEPMMNGAGAPWLLYGIGALLAIVLTWMKIPALAFALGMFIPLDLNIPLLVGGAINWYVTTRSKNKAENDARGEKGTLIASGFIAGGALMGVVSALLRFGGYNPIDEAWLANPLSEVCALVAYILLMVYFVKATKVSKG; from the coding sequence ATGCAAGAATTTGAAATAAAAAGTCAATTGCCTGAGAATGCTTTCCGTGAATTGAACGAAGGCGAACAGTATGAACCGCTGATGTCGCCAAAGGGGGTATATCCTGAGGCAAACGCATGGTCGGTGACCATGGGTGTGCTGATGGCTGTGCTCTTCTCGGCTGCTGCCGCCTACTTAGGATTGAAAGTAGGACAGGTGTTTGAAGCAGCCATCCCCATTGCCATCATTGCTGTGGGACTCTCTACCCTGACCAAACGCTCGAAGGCACTGGGCGAAAACGTGATTATTCAGAGCATAGGTGCCTGTTCGGGGGCTGTGGTGGCCGGTGCCATCTTCACCCTGCCTGCCATCTATATTCTTCAGGCCAAGTATCCAGAGATGTCTGCCTCGTTCCTGCAGGTGTTTATGGCCTCGGCTTTAGGTGGCGTGTTGGGTATCCTCTTTCTGATTCCCTTCCGTAAATATTTTGTGAGCGAAATGCACGGCAAGTATCCCTTCCCCGAGGCAACAGCTACTACACAGGTGCTGGTGAGCGGTTCGAAAGGGGGCGATCAGGCCAAGCCATTGCTGTTGGCAGGACTGGTAGGCGGTATATATGACTTTATTGTGGCTACCTTCGGTTGGTGGAACGAGACGGTGACAAGTCGTATGATTGGCTGGGGCGAGGTGCTGGCCGACAAGACGAAACTGGTGTTTAAGTGTAACACCTCGGCAGCCGTGTTGGGTCTTGGCTATATCATCGGTCTGAAATATGCCATGTATATCTGTCTGGGCTCGGTGGCTGTATGGTGGCTCATTGTGCCTGGCATGGCTTTGATCTTCGGCGATCAGACCCTGACGCTGGGCGGCGTGGAAACTACAACTGCCGTGAATGCCATGTCGGCCGAGGAAATCTTTAAGACCTATGCCCGTAGTATCGGTATCGGTGGTATAGCGATGGCTGGTATCATTGGTATTATCCGTTCGTGGAGTATCATCAAGAATGCCGTGGGACTGGCTGCAAAGGAGATGAAAGGTGGAAAAAGCGCTGCAATGACATCAAAACGAACAGAACTTGACCTGTCGTTTAAGTTTATTGGCATTGCATCAATCACCGCTCTGGCTATCACCTTTGTGTTCTTCTGGCTGGGTGTGATGCACAACCTGCTGTTTGCCGTGGTGGCCATTCTGTTGGTTACGGTGATTGCGTTCCTCTTTACCACTGTGGCTGCCAATGCTATTGCTATTGTGGGCTCAAATCCTGTGTCGGGAATGACGCTGATGACCCTGATCCTGGCTTCGGTGGTGATGGCTGCCGTGGGTCTGAATGGCTCTGGCGGTATGCTGGCGGCACTGATTATGGGTGGCGTGGTGTGTACGGCTCTGTCGATGGCTGGTTGTTTTATCACCGACCTGAAAATAGGTTATTGGCTGGGTTCTACCCCCAGAAAACAACAGCAGTGGAAATTTCTGGGTACACTGGTGAGTGCCGCTACCGTGGGTGGAGTGATGATGCTGTTGAATAAAACCTATGGCTTTGACCCCAATCAGGAAGGACACCTCGTGGCACCACAGGCCAATGCTATGGCCGCTGTCATAGAACCGATGATGAATGGTGCCGGTGCTCCTTGGCTGCTCTATGGCATTGGTGCTTTGCTTGCCATTGTGCTCACATGGATGAAGATTCCTGCGCTGGCCTTTGCTCTGGGCATGTTCATTCCTCTGGACCTGAATATTCCCTTGCTGGTGGGCGGCGCCATCAACTGGTATGTCACTACCCGCTCAAAGAACAAGGCAGAGAATGATGCCCGTGGCGAGAAAGGTACACTGATAGCCTCTGGCTTCATTGCCGGTGGTGCCCTGATGGGTGTGGTGAGTGCGCTGCTGCGCTTCGGTGGCTATAATCCCATCGACGAGGCCTGGCTGGCCAATCCGTTATCGGAGGTGTGTGCGCTGGTGGCTTATATCCTGCTGATGGTTTACTTCGTGAAGGCTACGAAGGTAAGTAAAGGATAA
- a CDS encoding anaerobic ribonucleoside triphosphate reductase, giving the protein MIQTVVKRDGRIVGFNEQKVMAAIRKAMMTTEKGEDERLLNQITDHITQKGQTQMTVEAIQDMVEMELMKSARKDVAQKYIAYRNQRSIARKAKTREIFLDIVNVKNNDITRENANMNADTPAGMMMKFASESTKPFVDDYLLSPEVRDAVEHNYMHIHDKDYYPTKSLTCVQHPLDNILNCGFIAGHGASRPAKRIETASVLACISLECAQNEMHGGQAIPAFDFYLAPFVRLSYIEEVKYLEDLYGEDFSELYDEPLMDYLKQPLDGLEGKDRVRQHAINKTVSRVHQAMEAFIHNMNTIHSRGGNQVVFSSINYGTDTSAEGRCIMREILLSTYEGVGGGETAIFPIQIWKKKRGVNYLPEDRNFDLYQLACKVTARRFFPNFLNLDATFNQNEEWKADDPKRYVHEVATMGCRTRVFENRFGMKTSIGRGNLSFTTINIVKLAIECMGIEDKEQRIAQFFAKLDSQLELVARQLDERFQFQKTALAKQFPLLMKSLWIGADKLGPNDTIESVINQGTLGIGFIGLAECLVALIGKHHGESEEAQELGLKIVTYMRDRANEFCDRYHHNYSVLATPAEGLSGKFTKKDRKEFGVIKGVTDRDYYTNSNHVPVYYKCSARHKAEVEAPYHDLTRGGHIFYVEIDGDATHNPQVIMSVVDMMDRLNMGYGSVNHNRNRCMDCGYENAQSDLKVCPKCGSTNIDKLQRITGYLVGTTDRWNSGKLAELNDRVTHIDDGEKSLF; this is encoded by the coding sequence ATGATACAGACTGTAGTAAAACGCGACGGTCGAATTGTGGGCTTTAACGAGCAGAAAGTGATGGCTGCTATCCGTAAAGCCATGATGACCACCGAAAAAGGTGAGGATGAGCGCTTGCTCAACCAAATCACCGATCATATTACCCAGAAAGGTCAGACACAGATGACTGTTGAGGCCATTCAGGATATGGTAGAGATGGAACTGATGAAGAGTGCACGCAAGGATGTGGCTCAGAAGTATATTGCCTATCGCAATCAGCGCTCAATAGCCCGTAAGGCTAAGACTCGCGAAATCTTCCTTGATATTGTCAATGTGAAGAACAACGACATCACTCGCGAGAATGCCAATATGAATGCCGATACTCCTGCCGGTATGATGATGAAGTTTGCTTCAGAGAGCACCAAGCCATTTGTTGACGACTATCTGCTGTCGCCCGAGGTTCGCGATGCTGTTGAGCACAACTATATGCACATTCACGACAAGGACTACTATCCCACTAAGTCGCTCACCTGTGTGCAGCATCCCTTGGACAATATCCTGAATTGCGGATTCATTGCCGGTCACGGTGCTTCGCGTCCTGCCAAGCGCATCGAAACCGCATCTGTTTTGGCTTGTATCTCGCTGGAATGTGCTCAAAACGAGATGCACGGCGGACAGGCTATTCCTGCTTTCGATTTCTATTTGGCTCCTTTCGTACGCCTGTCATATATTGAAGAGGTAAAATATCTGGAAGACCTTTACGGTGAAGACTTCTCTGAACTATACGACGAGCCCCTGATGGACTACCTGAAACAGCCACTCGACGGGTTGGAGGGTAAGGACCGTGTGCGCCAGCATGCCATCAACAAGACGGTGAGCCGTGTGCATCAGGCTATGGAGGCCTTCATTCACAATATGAATACCATCCACTCGCGTGGTGGCAACCAGGTGGTGTTCTCTTCTATCAACTACGGTACCGACACTTCTGCCGAGGGCCGTTGCATCATGCGCGAGATTCTGCTTTCTACCTATGAGGGCGTAGGCGGTGGCGAAACAGCCATCTTCCCTATTCAGATTTGGAAGAAAAAACGTGGTGTGAACTATCTGCCCGAGGATCGTAACTTCGACCTCTATCAGCTGGCTTGTAAGGTTACGGCCCGTCGCTTCTTCCCCAACTTCCTGAATCTCGATGCAACGTTCAATCAGAATGAAGAATGGAAGGCCGACGATCCCAAGCGCTATGTTCACGAGGTGGCAACAATGGGATGCCGCACCCGTGTGTTTGAGAATCGCTTTGGCATGAAGACCAGCATTGGACGTGGCAACCTCTCGTTCACAACCATCAACATTGTGAAACTGGCCATCGAGTGCATGGGTATTGAGGATAAGGAGCAGCGCATCGCTCAGTTCTTTGCCAAACTCGACAGTCAGCTTGAACTTGTTGCCCGTCAGCTCGACGAGCGCTTCCAGTTCCAGAAGACAGCTTTGGCCAAGCAGTTCCCATTGCTCATGAAGAGCCTGTGGATTGGTGCTGATAAGTTAGGTCCTAACGATACCATTGAGAGCGTAATCAACCAGGGCACTCTGGGCATTGGCTTCATCGGACTGGCTGAATGTCTTGTTGCCCTTATCGGTAAGCACCATGGTGAAAGTGAGGAGGCTCAGGAACTTGGCTTGAAGATTGTAACCTACATGCGCGACCGTGCCAATGAGTTCTGTGACCGTTATCATCACAACTATTCTGTACTGGCTACACCCGCTGAAGGACTTTCCGGTAAGTTCACCAAGAAAGACCGTAAGGAGTTTGGCGTCATCAAAGGTGTTACCGATCGCGACTATTACACAAACTCCAATCATGTGCCTGTTTACTATAAGTGCTCGGCCCGTCATAAGGCAGAAGTAGAGGCTCCCTATCATGATCTGACACGTGGGGGACATATCTTCTACGTGGAGATTGATGGTGATGCTACTCACAATCCACAGGTTATCATGAGCGTTGTCGATATGATGGACCGTCTGAATATGGGCTATGGTTCAGTGAACCACAACCGCAACCGCTGTATGGACTGCGGCTACGAAAATGCTCAGTCCGATTTGAAAGTTTGTCCGAAGTGCGGAAGCACAAACATCGACAAGTTGCAGCGCATCACCGGCTATCTTGTTGGAACCACCGACCGTTGGAACAGTGGTAAGCTGGCTGAGCTGAACGATCGCGTCACCCACATTGACGATGGTGAGAAGAGCTTGTTTTAA